The genomic segment cacacacacacacacacacacacataatactgTGAGGTGGATTCTTGACAACCTGCCAAGATCAGAACCTATTGCTTTTCTGATCTAAATATCACTGAAATGTCAAAGCATCTGCAGCGTCACTGAAATGGGTCAGTCTGCTCATGCCCCTCCCAGGTGATGATGGATGCTGCACCTTTACATTCTTCACCTAACTATAATTTCATATGACTTAATTAAATCTTATGGTAACAGTTTGATTGCTTTGGCTCCTCTTCGGCTTTAATGACGTGATATGATGTACGCTTAGAACATCATTTCGATAGACACCATTAACAGGAAACTGGGCGACGAagagtgttagtagtagtagtagtagtagtagtagtcgtaatagtagcagtactagtagtagttgtagtagtagtagtagtagttgtagtagtagcagtagtagtagtagtagtagtagtagtagtagtagtagtagtagtagtagtcgtagtagttgtagtatatatatatatatatatatatatatatatatatatatatatatatatatatatatatatatatatatatatatatatatataatatgtatgtatgtatgtatatgtatatggtaTTGTCGGTTTTAGTATGCAATGAGTCGACAAACTACTTCATATTTTTGTGCGTCTTATTTTCATTGCAATCTTTATTATTACATATCAatcaactattactactaatgataatgaaatcaGTAATAATGGAATACCAGCCAAAGAGACGAGCTATGCCCATACTCTTGGTTGCTTTGTTTTTTATAATGTATACTCTTAGTTACTCTGCTTTCTGTAAGGTAAAACTAAGATGGAAAATGCTTAATGATTTATCAGACATAAAGAGACGAGCTGATGTGTAGGTCTTTGGCCCCACCGGAGAATAGCAGGTTGCAGGAAGGCTTACCACTCCACCGCAGGACTCGAACCTCTGATAGTCAGCTGATCCACCTGTGTCAGAACTTCGTGTCGCTGGCCAACAGTAAGTCACGACTGATTGTGAATGACTTTCGCGTATTACAGACATGTGGCGCGGGTGACTGGAAGAGGGACGGATAGAGAATTACGGATTATTTGAAAGTATTCATTAATCGTTAGTCGCTCGAATAGGTACGGCAATAAAACGTTTTTGTTTCCACGTTATATCAGATATCAAGTGTTGGAAGGCAAGGATCCCGAATATTCatgagtgatttttttatttttttatttatatatttattttttgttgttttgtcttttgcTTTACATTGGCATTTTCACATCATATCcctattatttttatatatttccgttATATGGTTAATTTCTAGCGGCATAATCATTCACACAAGAAACCTACGTATTATAAGGTAAACAGTAACAAGGGAACGAGACTTCATAAGTTGAATGGTAGTGTTCCCCTTACAAATGAATGGTAGTGTTCCGTTTTCTGCTATATGATGTAAACGAGCCAAGGTCAACAGCGCGGACTGCAGTATGGTGTCACTGGTTTGCTGTTGTGAGGGCTAAGGAGACACAAACTGCAGCCCTAAGAACGTGACTGACTGCACGTGGTTCTTActtactctcctcttctcccaaaGGAGGTTAAGCATAGAAGTTGTGAGAAACTAGAACTTAATTTCGTTTAGCTGTGGTAAGCTAAGGCTAAATCGAACTCCTGCATAAAGAAATATAgtaaatctaataaattaaaAGATTATGTTCTCTGCTGAGTCCCGCGTGTCCATAAGGATCACGCATCAacatatttttccctcatttttttcagtttttcaaaataacacatttcctACCTTCTGGTCTTCCTTGCACGAGTAGTCTAGGGCaatctttatttacctttcatagACAGTAACTTTTCTTCACACTGTATTGAAATTTCTACctgactcgatatcaatattTAAGTGAGCTTCCTTCTCCGCAATTCAtaagtcttcctttttcttgttaaaTCAGTGAATATTTTGCTAAgtatcttgttattttcttatactaATCAATAAAAGCTCATATATTTAATAAATAGTCTTGAATATATATTACAAATTTCGAATTACTCATATCATCACACAACCATGTTGTCTTGTTTAAAGAGTTACAAATGTTTGTTTGGCTACGTGCCTTCAGGCTGGTAACGCAATGTGCGTGTTATCACGCTCCCAACCTAAAGACGactggagatgaagagaagaacgaCTCCAAAGAGAGAAGCGGAGAGCAAGGTGGGGCTGGAGCATCCAGTGCTGAAGTCTTCCTTGTTTCCGTCGTTTCCGTTGTCTCCATATTCTGCCACTGAAAGAAAGATAGCATTGTAAAATGAGGCTTTATCACtataggttgagagagagagagagagagagagagagagagagctacaagACTCACCACACTCAAGGTCGTCAGAGGTGGCAGTTGTGCCTTCCTCCAGCTGCCACAAGCGGGTCGTGCTGTTGCACCTCATCACCACGATACTCACGCTCCCGGCAGGCCGGTAGCCGTCCTGGCACGTCACTGTGGCCTGTGGGGAACAAGTCACGGTGTTGGTGGCCTGTGAACAGCAAGCAGCGATCATTTCTCTCTTAAGACACTGGGAAATGTTCCAGAAGTACATGTATAAACTTTAATTTTCAAATGATTTTCAAATATAAACACCTCCGTCATGTTCTTTTGTCCTCCGCGGCAGGCGACATTGTTGGCCGGGAAGTAGCGCACCCCTTTGTggtctttctcctttacatcaGGGCAGCCATGCTCATTCCCTGTGGAGACGTAATACGTCACACTTGCATTAGCAAATCTCACTAAATAAAATATGACCATGCGATATCTTCACATTAATCATAATCCAAATACGAAGTATATTTATTTAAGTATGTATGCTAtgtaattatcattttttcaataatttattttcatatatcaaTTTTAAGGAAACACTTAGCCATTATGCATGAAGAGCTGAAGCTGCGAATTGTGTTAAAGGATATAAACATTCCGTCGGACTTGCTGACGCCCATGTCTACCTTGAAGAAGACCTCTTCCGGGCTGTTCTCGTCGATCTGGGAAATAAGGTGTTTAAGTTCGATATCGATTATTGCATCTCGGGCATAAATGGACACAAGATGGAGAAGCATTACTGAAGCACCTTGAAGATAGCGTTCTCAATGAAGCAAGTTACGGAACCATTGCTGTGATAGATCTTATTCCATTGGGTAATTTTCTCGTAGTATTCATTTAATTCTGCAGAAAACATCCCAGCTTTCAATGTAGGCTCCGGGTACATTGCTGTGGTCTTGAAGCTTATCGCAGAGCCACAGTTTCCGAAGTGATTCACTCGCCAGCTCGCTCCCATGTTGTCTGCAGAGCAGTGAAGAAtaaatctttttttcattttttttatttgtttatttttttattattttgttattttgttattttatttatttatttctactttttatttttatttttattttttattttattttttttttttgcatagatCAAAACATTGTCCTGGTCTATCGCCCTATCCTAATGCCAGCCCATCGAGCAGTAACGCTTTAGTGATACAACGAAACGTCTTTCCATTTTTCGCTAGAAGGagccaaaagaaaaacaaccacTTTTAAGTAACCAGTGTGCAAGGAAATTTTAGAATAACAATATCTATATCTATTGTACATTCGCCCATGTCTTGCTGATTATGAAATGGTGATAgcaataagaacataagaaaataaggaaagctgcaagaagccatcagggcTACACGTGGGAGTCGTATGAAGTTTATTATGCTGGTGAAAAGATCAACTATAGTACTATACTCGTAGTAGCATGTCCACCTGATTTTGCTAAGACACACCAACGGCTTTCCAAGAAGCAGTATTTCGCCAATAAGCACCTACAGTTTGCCAATAAGAGCTGCCCTACAGCTTTCCAGAGGGCACCTACCTACGACAAGTACTTCCTCTTTGCTGGAGCTCTTGTTCTGGCCATTGGTGAGTTCCACGCCACACAAGTAATCGCCAGCCATATCGTATCTCAGTTTGGTCAGTTGCAATCCCCCGTCATCCCGAGTCATCTCGACCACCCCTTCCAGTATGCCGGTAGCTGTTGCAGGAGGAGAGCATCACCAATGGAAGCATAGTTATTAATTCATATTTCATTGCTTCAATAATATTCAGAGCGATACTGTAGCTAACGAAAGTTTTGCAGCAATCGATTTAGTAATAAGCATtattacatgtattttttttatttaatcataaattgatgaatattaaaaaagatCTCCGTATATTATCAGCAAGATGGGAACAAATGTCTCCATTAGTGGTCATTACACCAGTCACCTGCAATTGATGACCAGGAAGAGCATACTTACCTTTGCCTCCGTCAACAGGATCCCAATTATAGGTGCCCATTAATTCAGCATCATCCCACATTTCCCAGTACACgcgcttcacctcctcttctgcaGTCAGCTGGTAGGGACACTCTATAAGACTCGTGTTTTCTGAAGGCGGGGTGCTGTAGTGCAGGTACCTTTGCTCATTACAGAGGCGCACTGGTCCTACTGACAGTCCTGAAGCCGCGCCTGGTGGTCAAATTACGTAAATTGTTTagagcttcattttctttatttttatcttttttatttcaaaattttgtttacatatatatatttcagagagagagagagagagagagagagagagagagacagagaaacagaggctGACTATTGTCTAAGAAAGCatacttttttatttgaaatcataaaactctctctctctctctctctctctctctctctctctctctctctctctctctctctctctctctctctctctctgttacttacCTAGAAAGGCTGTTAAATGTATGAAGAAGAGGACGTTGGCCTTcattgcggtgtgtgtgtgtgtgtgtgtgtgtgtgtgtgtgtgtgtgtgtgtgtgtgtgtgtgtgtgtgtgtgtgtgtgtgtgtgtgtgtgtgtgtgtgtgtgtgtgtgtgtgtgtgtgtgtgttgagtgtgggtttttctatttttttttttttttttgtgcgttgGGCGGATGTAAGTGATCAGCTAATCacacacgttttttttctttttctttcctttcatttgatGAACTGATAAGGAAGTGTTGGTCTGTGGGTGGAAAAGACTGTATTGTTATCTAAATATAAGATCTAATCTGCAACACGATTGCTCCATCTGCATTTTCTGTTATTgttacaactgctactgctgctactactactgcaacaacaacaacaacaacaacaacaacaacaacaacaacaacaactactactactactactactactactactactactactactactactactactactactactactactactgctactactactactactactactactactactactacta from the Portunus trituberculatus isolate SZX2019 chromosome 48, ASM1759143v1, whole genome shotgun sequence genome contains:
- the LOC123498588 gene encoding uncharacterized protein LOC123498588 isoform X1, which translates into the protein MKANVLFFIHLTAFLGAASGLSVGPVRLCNEQRYLHYSTPPSENTSLIECPYQLTAEEEVKRVYWEMWDDAELMGTYNWDPVDGGKATGILEGVVEMTRDDGGLQLTKLRYDMAGDYLCGVELTNGQNKSSSKEEVLVVDNMGASWRVNHFGNCGSAISFKTTAMYPEPTLKAGMFSAELNEYYEKITQWNKIYHSNGSVTCFIENAIFKIDENSPEEVFFKVDMGVSKSDGMFISFNTIRSFSSSWNEHGCPDVKEKDHKGVRYFPANNVACRGGQKNMTEATVTCQDGYRPAGSVSIVVMRCNSTTRLWQLEEGTTATSDDLECVAEYGDNGNDGNKEDFSTGCSSPTLLSASLFGVVLLFISSRL
- the LOC123498588 gene encoding uncharacterized protein LOC123498588 isoform X2: MKANVLFFIHLTAFLGAASGLSVGPVRLCNEQRYLHYSTPPSENTSLIECPYQLTAEEEVKRVYWEMWDDAELMGTYNWDPVDGGKATGILEGVVEMTRDDGGLQLTKLRYDMAGDYLCGVELTNGQNKSSSKEEVLVVDRREQPGRGLLQGNEHGCPDVKEKDHKGVRYFPANNVACRGGQKNMTEATVTCQDGYRPAGSVSIVVMRCNSTTRLWQLEEGTTATSDDLECVAEYGDNGNDGNKEDFSTGCSSPTLLSASLFGVVLLFISSRL